ATGGATCCGGACACGTCGGCCAGCAGGACCACGTTGGCCGGTGGCAGCTTGGCCCGTTGCGGGGCCCAACCGCGAATACCCACCACCATCAATTCGCGTCCCTGCCCCCAGGGCGACGGCATCAGGTGAACCGAAGGCGCGAAAGGTTTTGCGGCGCTCTCTGGGCGCGGATAGTTGTAGTCGAAGTAGTTGACCAGCTCCTCCACCTGCACGGCGTCGGCCGGGGGGGCCCCATCGCGGATAAAGCGCCGCACGATGCCCATGGAGGCGGTGTCCACGTCGGCGGAGAAGGTGGAGATGGGTTGATCGCTGGTGCGAATCACGCCGTTCAGGTCAGTCTCGGCGAAGCGATCACGCTCGACGATGCCTGCCTCGGGCAACGGGCTGGGCGATGGCGGGGCCACCCTACCCATGCCATCGGCCATTTTCATGGCCGGCCGGGCTGATTGGGGCGCCGTTCGGGTCAGGGGGGCGACTCTTCGAGCGCAGCCGCTATGTTGGGCGGCTGCATAAAAAAGAAGTATCTCGGGAGCCGGCGCGGGTGCGCCGCCACGGGCTGAGCTGGCGGCCCGCCCCTCTAGGATGGCGGCTTCCGCCCGTTCCACGATGGTTAGACAGCTCTCGCCCGTGAGCCCTGCGTGAGTCCAGCCGAGCACTACCAAGCCCGCAGCGGCTAGGACCAGGTGGGTCGCGATTCCAACATTCTGTCGCATGATGGCCTCCTATTGAATGCCGGCTGAGTTGGCCGTCTAGGCCGTTTGGTGTTCGCTTCGTCCGTGGATAGCATGCCGCTGAGGGCTGCCCCGGTCTAGGGAAAACCGTTTTCTCTGTGTCGCGGCCAGCGTCGGCTGGCCGCGACATAATGCGCCTCGAGCTACTGAACGCTGCCGAATGACTTGTCGACGGCGCCAGCTGGCGCCTGCAGGCCGGCCAGACGGCAGCCTTGAGCCACGGGGCCGCCGGGTAAGAGCTCATAGAGGTATTTGATGCCGCCGCGCGCGTGAAAATGCTCATCGAGCGCGTCGTGCAGCTTGCGAACATTGGGCGTCTCATCGGCTGCGAAGAACGCCTGCAGCGCGCTAATCAGCTCCCAGTGATCTGCCTCCAATTTCAGGTCGTCAGCACTGGCCGTGGCTTCGGCGCTGGCGCTGCTCCAGCCTTCCGGAGCGTGCGGAAACTGGGGGTCATGCTGGCGGTTTGCCGGGTTCATAATTTCGCTCATGGTCTCGGCCATGGTAAAACTCCTCTTGGCTTTGGTGTTGGATTCTGTTGTGCACTGTCGCGACGGATCGCGCGCTTGATTGTCTACTGGACTTGCGTCGGTGCGTCAAGCCGCTGGTGCTGGAGACGCGCCCGGCATCATCCAGGTTTCAGCAGCGGGAGGTTCATCGCCGATTGGTCTATGCTTGTTTCCTACTGCGGTGCGAAGGAGGTTTGATCGATGCAATTGCCAGGGGTCGAGACGCAGGTTTTTGAAGATGCCAAGGCGGTGGCCGAGGCGGCGGCGGAGAGGATAATGCAGCTCGGCCGCGCGGCCGTGGCCGAGCGCGGCTGGTTCAACCTGGTACTGGCCGGTGGCACCACACCGGAGGCGGCCTATCGGTTGCTCGCGCAGACGCACCAGGACTGGAGCGGCTGGCGTTTCTTTGTCGGCGACGAGCGCTGTTTGCCGGTGGATGATCCGCAACGCAATAGCCGCATGGCGCTGAACTCCTGGCTGGAGCCAGCGGGCATTCATCCAAGCCAGCTCGCCGCGATTCCGGCCGAGCTGGGGCCGGAGGCGGCGGCCAGTGCTTACGCGCCAGTGGTCGCCGAGGCGCTGCCGTTCGATCTGGTGTTGCTCGGCATGGGCGAGGATGGGCATACCGCCAGCCTGTTTCCGGGCTTGGCCTCCGATCGCGAGCTGTCGGGGCCAGATCTGGTCGTGCCGGTGCGCGACGCGCCCAAGCCGCCACCCGATCGGGTCTCCCTGACGGCAGGTGCGCTTGGCGCCTGTCGGCAGATGTTGCTGTTGGTCACTGGAGCCGGAAAACACCATGCGCTGGAGCAATGGCAGCAGGGCGCGGCACTCCCTGTCGCGCGGGTTGCCGCTGCCGGGTCTGCGTTGATCATGCTTGATCAAAGCGCTGAGACCGGGGCGTAATTGCGCCAGTTAGCGCGCCGAATGGCCGGTCGGCCAGGGTGGCTTAACGAAACCGCCGTGCGGCATACTGCTGATGGTAGTCTTCGGCGTAATAGAAGGTCGGCGCTGGGCGGATGTCGGTCGTGATCGTCTCGCTGCCCGTGGCGTCGAGCTTGCGCTGTTCAGCAGCCAGGCTTTCGCGCGCGGCGCTTAGGTGGTCGTCGCCATCGGTGAAAATGACCGAACGGTACTGGGTGCCAATATCGACCCCCTGGCGCATGCCGCTGGTTGGGTTGTGGTTGCTCCAGAAGTGCTCCAGGCAGGCTTCAAAAGACAGCCGCTGGGGGTCGAAGACCACCAGCACGACTTCGGCATGGCCGGTGAGACCGCTGCAGACTTCCTCGTAAGTTGGGTTGGGCGTCAGGCCGCCGGCGTAGCCCACGGCGGTGGTGTGCACGCCTTCGAGCTGCCAGAAGCCTTGCTCCGCGCCCCAGAAACAGCCCATGCCGAACAAGACCTGGCGTATGCCCGTGGGGAAGGGCGGGCGCATCGAGGTGCCGAGCACCAGATGCTGACCACCGATGACCATGGGCTGGGTGCGCCCGGGCATGGCTTCGCTGGGGCCTGGAAGCTCGAGTTTTTTGCCGAATGGGAACATCATAGTCGTCTCCGCGCGAAAGGCTGTTTGCGTTTTAAACCTACTCCGTGCAACCAGGGATGTCGATTTTGTCTTCGAATTACCGCCTGCTGACGTTGGATCTAGACGATACCCTCTGGCCCTGTCACCCGACTATTGAGCGTGCCGAGGCGCATTTCCATGCCTGGCTCGACGAGCAGGTGCCGCGGCTGGCCGCTGCGCACGATCTGGACAGCCTGCGCCGGCACCGGCGCGAGCTTTACGAAACGCGCCCGGATATCGCCCATGACATGACTGCGCTGCGGCAAGTGTCGCTGGAGTTGCTGCTCGAAGACTTTGGTTACTCCACCGCCATGGCCACGGAGGCGGTTGCGCTTTTTTGCGCCCACCGCAACCGAGTCGAGCCATACGAGGAGGTGGCGGAGATGCTGCGTCTGCTCGGGCGCTCCTACCAACTGGTCTCGGTCACCAACGGCAATGCTGAGGTGGCGCTGACACCGCTGCGGGACTGCTTTCATTGCTCCCTGACCGCAGCCGGCGTTGGGGCTGCCAAGCCCGACCCGGCCATGTTTCGCGCGGCCATGCGCTGGGCTGGGGTGACACCAGCCGAGACCCTGCATGTGGGCGATGATCCCATCCGCGATATCGAAGGGGCGCGCCAATGCGGGCTGGATGCCGTCTGGGTCAACCGCACCGGCGCAGTCTGGCCGGAGGAGCTGCCGCCGCCTTTGGCTGAAGTGGCCGACCTGCATGGATTGCGTGACTGGCTCGACGGGGCAAGCCATGCATTTTGATGTGCTGAAAACCGATGGTCTCGCCCGCCGTGGTCGGCTTGAGCTGCCGCGCGGCAGCATCGACACCCCGGCCTTCATGCCGGTGGGAACCTATGGCACCGTCAAGGGCGTCACACCAGAGGAGGTCCGCGCCCTCGGTGCCCAGATCATTCTCGGTAACAGCTTCCATCTGATGGTGCGCCCAGGGACCGACATCATCGCCGCGCACGGCGACCTGCATGATTTCATGCACTGGGATGGTCCTATTCTGACCGACTCTGGCGGGTTTCAGGTGTTTAGCTTGGGCGACCTGCGCAAGATCACCGAGCAGGGCGTGCAGTTTCGCTCCCCGGTCGACGGGGCCAAGCTGTTCATGGGGCCGGAAGAGTCGATGGCGGTGCAGCGCGCGCTCGGTGCCGATATCGTGATGATCTTCGACGACTGCACGCCCTATCCGGCCAGTCACGAGCAGGCGCGCACATCCATGGAGCTATCTCTGCGCTGGGCGGCGCGCAGTAAAATCGCGCACGGGGATAATCCGGCAGCGCTCTTTGGCATCGTGCAGGGCGGCATGTTCACCGATCTGCGCGCGGCCTCGCTCGACGGGCTGCTTGAGCTCGGTTTCGACGGCTATGCAGTCGGTGGTCTTTCTGTAGGCGAGCCGTCGCAGGAGCGCGAGCAGGTGCTCGATCATCTGGCCGAGCGACTCCCGGCCGACAAACCGCATTATCTGATGGGGGTTGGCACCCCGCTCGACATCATCGATGCCGTGCAGCGCGGCATCGATATGTTCGATTGCGTGATGCCAACCCGCAACGCGCGCAACGGCCATCTGTTCACCAGCCAGGGCGTGGTGCGCATTCGCAACGCCGTGCACCGGCAAGACACCGGTCCGCTCGACTCCGACTGCGACTGCCCAAGCTGCCGCGACTACAGCCGCGCCTACCTGCATCATCTCGACAGATGCAACGAAATGCTCGGCGCCCGGCTCAACACCCTGCACAATCTCACTTACTACCAACGCCTGATGCGCGATCTGCGCGCCGCGATTGAGCAGGAGCAGGTATCGGCGTTTGCTGCCAGCCTGGCCGAGGCTTACCGGCGCTCCTGACCGGGCTGAAAACGCTTATGACCAGAACAGGTTGAACCGATGGCCATCGAGATAGAGCGCAAATTTCTCGTCCGTGATGACAGCTGGCGGGCGCAGAGCGAGTCCGACTCGCGCATCGTGCAGGGATATTTGAGCACCGATGCACGCCTAACGCTGCGCGCGAGGCTGCGCGGCGAGCAGGCGTTTCTCACACTCAAGGGGCCGACCCGCGGGGTGGCGCGCTCGGAGTTTGAGTATCCGATTCCGCCGGAGGATGCCGAGACCATGCTGGCTGAGTTTGCGCAGAGTGCCTTGATCGAGAAGCGCCGTTACCTGGTGCGCGAGCAAGGCTGGTTGTGGGAGGTTGACGAGTTCGCCGGCGACAATCACGGGCTGGTGCTGGCCGAGATCGAGCTGCCTGACGTCGCGCAGGAGTTTCCGCGACCCGTCTGGCTTGGCGAGGAGGTCTCGCATGATCCGCGCTATTTTAATTCCAGCCTGGCACGTCATCCGTTCGCGCGTTGGTGAGCGGTCGGGTTTGTCGAGTCTTCCGAGCAGAATTCATTTTGGGTCATTCCGTGAATCTCATGGATTCGTTCTCCGGGGTGGCCTGGACCATGAGTGTTGGCATCTGCGCGCTCGCGCTCTTGCTGACGGCCTGCGGCGGACCAGTGGATTCCGAGGGGATGCTGCGCTTCGGCATCGCCAACTCGGCGCGCAATCTGGACCCGCGCCATGCGACCGATGCAACCTCCGAACGCGTCAATCATCTGCTCTATCGCGCGCTGGTCGATTTTGACGATAGCGGGCGGCCTGTGCCTGGTTTGGCGAGCTGGGAGCAGCTTTCTGATCGGCGTTATCGCTTCGTGCTGGGCCAGGACGGACGGGACTTCTCCGATGGCAGCCGGCTGAATGCCCGCGATGTGGCGGCGACATATCGCTCCCTGGTCGATCCCGCCACCGGCTCGCCGCATGGCGCGCAACTGGCGCTGATCGACGATATCCAGGTGCTGGATAACGACCGGCTGGAGTTCCTGCTGAGCCGGGCTGATCCCTTGTTCCCATCCTATCTCGGGCTCGGCATTCTGCCCGCGGATGCACTCGCCGCCGGCCGGGACTTCGCGCGCGAACCGCTCGGGAGCGGCCCCTTCGTGCTGCATGACTGGCCAGAAAGCGGTCGCTTGATCCTGGAGCGCCGCCGCGACGGCCAGCGTGTCGAGCTGGTCACGGTAAAAGATCCGAGCGTGCGGGTGATGAAGCTGCTGCGCGGAGAGGTCGACCTGCTGCAGAACGATCTGCCACCGGAGCTCGTCGCCTATCTGCGCCGGCAGCCGAGCGTGGTGGTGGAGACGCGCCTCGGGGTGAATTTTTCCTATCTGGGCTTCAACCTGGAGGACCCGCTGCTCAGCCAGCGAAAACTGCGCATGGCAATTGCCTATGCCATCGATCGCGAAGCGATTCTCAAGTATTTATTTCATGACCTGGGGCGCACGGCGCAGGCCCTGCTGCCGCCCGAGCACTGGGCCGGCGCGCCGGATCTCAAGGCCTATCGCCATGACCCGGAGCGCGCGCGGGAACTGCTTGCCGGTTTCGGCTACGGACCCGAGCACCCCTTGCAGCTGACCTACAAGACCTCAAGCGACCCCTTCCGGCTGCGGGTGGCGAGCGTGCTGCAGGCGCAGCTTGAAGAAGTAGGCATCGTGCTTCGCATCCGCAGCTACGACTGGGGCACCTTCTTTGGCGACATCAAGTCAGGGCGCTTCCAGCTCTATAGCCTCACCTGGGTTGGGGTACGTGGGCCGGATATCTTCCGCTATGTGTTTCACAGTGATTCCGTGCCGCCGCATGGCGCCAATCGCGGTCGCTTTCGCGATGCGCGGGTCGATGACTTGATCGATCGCGCTGGCGTCACCGAGGATGTGGGAGAACAAGTCGCACTCTATCGCGAGCTGCAAGCGCTGCTGTTGCACGAGCTGCCCTATGTGCCGCTGTGGTACGAGGACCAGGTCCTCGCCCGGCGCGCGGAGGTGAGCGGCTACCGGCTGGCAGCGGATGGTGACTACGACGGGCTTGAGATGGTGACGATCGGCCGTTCTGTGGGGCCAGGAACTACGAACGGCAGAAGTGTCACAGATGCCGCAGCCAGTCGGCAATCACCGCCTTGATCAGGTCCGGGCATTCCTCCTGCGGGACATGTCCGCATTCGGGCAGCACGGCGAATTCGGCGTTGGGCATAGTCCTGGCCACGCGGGCGCTGTCGGCCATTTTGACCACGCGGTCCTCGGAGCCGGAAATGATCAGCGTGGGCTGTGTGATTTGCGCGAGTCCCTCGCTCACGGTGACCGGGTCGAGCAGGGAGCGGTTCATCAGCGCGCCCCAGGCAAGATCCCAGCCGGGGGCCCAGGTATGGCTGGTGGCGAGTTCGCGGCGCTCCTCGGTAATGCGCTCCGGATCGAAATAGGACAGCTTGAGCAGCGGCATGCCGCCGCCCAGGTAGCGCCCGAGCATGAGGCTGATGCGCTTCATTTGTGGGGTGCCGACGAGCCAGGCCGGGAAAGTCGGGCGGTTGGCGTAGACCCAGGGGTCGATCAGGATAAGACCCGACACGCGCTCGGGCGCCTGCAACGCGACATCCAAGGCCAGTGTGCCGCCGGACGAATTACCA
Above is a genomic segment from Thiorhodovibrio litoralis containing:
- a CDS encoding ABC transporter substrate-binding protein encodes the protein MDSFSGVAWTMSVGICALALLLTACGGPVDSEGMLRFGIANSARNLDPRHATDATSERVNHLLYRALVDFDDSGRPVPGLASWEQLSDRRYRFVLGQDGRDFSDGSRLNARDVAATYRSLVDPATGSPHGAQLALIDDIQVLDNDRLEFLLSRADPLFPSYLGLGILPADALAAGRDFAREPLGSGPFVLHDWPESGRLILERRRDGQRVELVTVKDPSVRVMKLLRGEVDLLQNDLPPELVAYLRRQPSVVVETRLGVNFSYLGFNLEDPLLSQRKLRMAIAYAIDREAILKYLFHDLGRTAQALLPPEHWAGAPDLKAYRHDPERARELLAGFGYGPEHPLQLTYKTSSDPFRLRVASVLQAQLEEVGIVLRIRSYDWGTFFGDIKSGRFQLYSLTWVGVRGPDIFRYVFHSDSVPPHGANRGRFRDARVDDLIDRAGVTEDVGEQVALYRELQALLLHELPYVPLWYEDQVLARRAEVSGYRLAADGDYDGLEMVTIGRSVGPGTTNGRSVTDAAASRQSPP
- a CDS encoding CYTH domain-containing protein yields the protein MAIEIERKFLVRDDSWRAQSESDSRIVQGYLSTDARLTLRARLRGEQAFLTLKGPTRGVARSEFEYPIPPEDAETMLAEFAQSALIEKRRYLVREQGWLWEVDEFAGDNHGLVLAEIELPDVAQEFPRPVWLGEEVSHDPRYFNSSLARHPFARW
- a CDS encoding alpha/beta fold hydrolase; the protein is MWRFLLGALLVLAFALVLIALVGPLFINPNQAPEKSPTRVDPAAATHSFVTIPVSGSPGLRIHYRDSSDPRDDAIEPIGSQDFLLLHGFTFNLSTWGPLFKFFAREGRTIAYDQLPYGLSEKPLPADLETNNPYAKASAVEQLLALMDALEMPRAILVGNSSGGTLALDVALQAPERVSGLILIDPWVYANRPTFPAWLVGTPQMKRISLMLGRYLGGGMPLLKLSYFDPERITEERRELATSHTWAPGWDLAWGALMNRSLLDPVTVSEGLAQITQPTLIISGSEDRVVKMADSARVARTMPNAEFAVLPECGHVPQEECPDLIKAVIADWLRHL
- a CDS encoding HAD family hydrolase: MSILSSNYRLLTLDLDDTLWPCHPTIERAEAHFHAWLDEQVPRLAAAHDLDSLRRHRRELYETRPDIAHDMTALRQVSLELLLEDFGYSTAMATEAVALFCAHRNRVEPYEEVAEMLRLLGRSYQLVSVTNGNAEVALTPLRDCFHCSLTAAGVGAAKPDPAMFRAAMRWAGVTPAETLHVGDDPIRDIEGARQCGLDAVWVNRTGAVWPEELPPPLAEVADLHGLRDWLDGASHAF
- a CDS encoding TusE/DsrC/DsvC family sulfur relay protein, translated to MAETMSEIMNPANRQHDPQFPHAPEGWSSASAEATASADDLKLEADHWELISALQAFFAADETPNVRKLHDALDEHFHARGGIKYLYELLPGGPVAQGCRLAGLQAPAGAVDKSFGSVQ
- a CDS encoding YfbK domain-containing protein, with the protein product MKMADGMGRVAPPSPSPLPEAGIVERDRFAETDLNGVIRTSDQPISTFSADVDTASMGIVRRFIRDGAPPADAVQVEELVNYFDYNYPRPESAAKPFAPSVHLMPSPWGQGRELMVVGIRGWAPQRAKLPPANVVLLADVSGSMRGPDRLDLVKRSMAVLVDQLNGDDHVALVTYAGAAQLQPIADDVKFQVEFNPAQVAEYRLVGYETRMLREEDFANDAVDAGEIGDGHRVTAI
- the tgt gene encoding tRNA guanosine(34) transglycosylase Tgt — its product is MHFDVLKTDGLARRGRLELPRGSIDTPAFMPVGTYGTVKGVTPEEVRALGAQIILGNSFHLMVRPGTDIIAAHGDLHDFMHWDGPILTDSGGFQVFSLGDLRKITEQGVQFRSPVDGAKLFMGPEESMAVQRALGADIVMIFDDCTPYPASHEQARTSMELSLRWAARSKIAHGDNPAALFGIVQGGMFTDLRAASLDGLLELGFDGYAVGGLSVGEPSQEREQVLDHLAERLPADKPHYLMGVGTPLDIIDAVQRGIDMFDCVMPTRNARNGHLFTSQGVVRIRNAVHRQDTGPLDSDCDCPSCRDYSRAYLHHLDRCNEMLGARLNTLHNLTYYQRLMRDLRAAIEQEQVSAFAASLAEAYRRS
- the pgl gene encoding 6-phosphogluconolactonase, whose protein sequence is MQLPGVETQVFEDAKAVAEAAAERIMQLGRAAVAERGWFNLVLAGGTTPEAAYRLLAQTHQDWSGWRFFVGDERCLPVDDPQRNSRMALNSWLEPAGIHPSQLAAIPAELGPEAAASAYAPVVAEALPFDLVLLGMGEDGHTASLFPGLASDRELSGPDLVVPVRDAPKPPPDRVSLTAGALGACRQMLLLVTGAGKHHALEQWQQGAALPVARVAAAGSALIMLDQSAETGA
- the msrA gene encoding peptide-methionine (S)-S-oxide reductase MsrA: MFPFGKKLELPGPSEAMPGRTQPMVIGGQHLVLGTSMRPPFPTGIRQVLFGMGCFWGAEQGFWQLEGVHTTAVGYAGGLTPNPTYEEVCSGLTGHAEVVLVVFDPQRLSFEACLEHFWSNHNPTSGMRQGVDIGTQYRSVIFTDGDDHLSAARESLAAEQRKLDATGSETITTDIRPAPTFYYAEDYHQQYAARRFR